One part of the Streptomyces sp. NBC_00286 genome encodes these proteins:
- a CDS encoding UDP-glucose dehydrogenase family protein, with the protein MALKITVIGTGYLGATHAAAMAELGFEVLGLDVVPEKIEMLQRGEVPIYEPGLEDLLRKHVAGFEGTSGRLRFTMDWAEVAEFGDIHFVCVNTPQKHGEYACDMSYVDAAFTSLAPHLKGPALVVGKSTVPVGSADRLARTLAELAPAGEDAELAWNPEFLREGLAVKDTLHPDRIVAGVRSERAEKLLREVYATPLAEGTPFVVTDFPTAELVKTSANSFLATKISFINAMAEMCEASGGDVAKLAEAIGYDDRIGKKFLRAGIGFGGGCLPKDIRAFMARAGELGADQALTFLREIDSINMRQRGQMVELTRQALGGGSFLGKRVAVLGATFKPDSDDVRDSPALNVAGQIHLQGGQVTVYDPKGMENAQRLFPTLGYADSAIEAVRGADVVLHLTEWREFRELDPAVLGESVSRRLLLDGRNALDPTVWRAAGWTYRAMGRPAA; encoded by the coding sequence ATGGCCCTGAAGATCACCGTGATCGGCACCGGCTATCTCGGCGCCACGCACGCCGCGGCCATGGCCGAGCTCGGCTTCGAGGTGCTCGGCCTCGATGTCGTTCCCGAGAAGATCGAGATGCTTCAGCGGGGCGAGGTCCCGATCTACGAACCCGGTCTGGAGGACTTGCTGCGCAAGCATGTCGCCGGGTTCGAGGGCACCAGCGGGCGGCTGCGCTTCACGATGGACTGGGCCGAGGTCGCGGAGTTCGGTGACATCCACTTCGTATGCGTGAACACACCGCAGAAGCATGGCGAGTACGCCTGTGACATGTCGTACGTGGATGCCGCATTCACCTCGCTCGCCCCGCATCTGAAGGGCCCCGCCCTGGTCGTCGGCAAGTCGACGGTTCCGGTCGGCTCCGCGGACCGGCTCGCCCGTACGCTCGCCGAACTCGCGCCCGCCGGCGAGGACGCCGAACTCGCCTGGAACCCCGAGTTCCTGCGCGAGGGCCTCGCCGTGAAGGACACGCTGCACCCCGACCGGATCGTCGCCGGTGTGCGCAGCGAACGCGCGGAGAAGCTGCTGCGCGAGGTGTACGCGACGCCGCTGGCCGAAGGCACGCCCTTCGTCGTGACGGACTTCCCGACCGCCGAACTGGTGAAGACCTCGGCGAACTCCTTCCTCGCCACCAAGATCTCCTTCATCAACGCCATGGCCGAGATGTGCGAGGCCTCGGGCGGTGACGTCGCGAAGCTGGCGGAGGCGATCGGGTATGACGACCGGATCGGGAAGAAGTTCCTGCGCGCGGGGATCGGCTTCGGCGGCGGGTGTCTGCCGAAGGACATCCGGGCGTTCATGGCGCGGGCGGGCGAGCTGGGCGCCGACCAGGCGCTGACGTTCCTGCGCGAGATCGACTCCATCAACATGCGGCAGCGCGGGCAGATGGTGGAGCTGACGCGTCAGGCGCTGGGAGGCGGCTCCTTCCTCGGGAAGCGGGTGGCGGTGCTGGGCGCCACGTTCAAGCCGGACTCCGATGACGTACGGGACTCGCCCGCGCTGAATGTCGCCGGGCAGATCCACCTCCAGGGCGGCCAGGTCACGGTGTACGACCCGAAGGGCATGGAGAACGCCCAGCGACTCTTCCCGACGCTCGGCTACGCCGATTCCGCGATCGAGGCCGTACGGGGCGCCGATGTCGTCCTGCACCTCACCGAATGGCGCGAGTTCCGGGAACTGGACCCGGCGGTGCTGGGCGAGTCCGTATCGCGACGGCTTCTCCTGGACGGGCGCAACGCCCTGGACCCGACGGTGTGGCGCGCGGCCGGCTGGACGTACCGGGCGATGGGGCGGCCTGCGGCTTAA